The proteins below come from a single Bacteroidota bacterium genomic window:
- a CDS encoding GAF domain-containing protein produces MGNHQTSLSDILSGSIQPFRSQLNSYRILSAIAIGVLLIGWLLHESYDNPGVNPVILRLLLIGAFTLFLTGTLISRYIQSRAAFYFPILLVFLNAWILYLVLINGFRIQFLPGLVFSVMLTSAVFQNFRYLTVYIGGLTLFLVPGAALAPQTATNQFIFITVVLIVFIGIYLILYLRTFTNERFGLRTEIFSSIFMDSDAALLLLNPDNGEIGYVNSKAYDLFHLPEAYFSQGPVPFSQLVPVPLDPQAPNQFYEVRLSTFDGSLFWGDISVKPFRTANSRFILVRIMDATLRKGAEEAAERMTAQRRRLLDIARSLLNTLSLDDVFKTITDALSTVVRYNLIVLYWQEPGSKILRPLASRAIDWKGYDPDQFVIPEGQGIAGRVVVTDEIVMINNSHLDPESFYPSGYDPGEEHIIAIPVKVSGKNVAAFSVIRTGPVPFSPDDFELIQLLVTHSISAIQNSVLHEEFRRRARHSESLVQVTKAINSTMKQEELLDLIVEKVLELIEARHGALFLLDPQSGRLSVGASRGIDTSIIPRLQFGPGDSIAGWVAQTGRGVMIHDVEKHPRFQVVDQNEVFTSMISIPLKIKDLVVGVLGVDRMAGEKYFTEREFNIACDFAEQAALAMENSRLFNQIGVSEKKYRSLFEEIDDAVFIASTEGFILDINPAGYQMFGYTSAADMFKVNIWEDLCIDKANRDVFLKNLSRIGNVKNFEITMKRKDGTAITVLHSSSLVKGQDGEVLYLQGTIKDITEQRRFQQQLFQSQKMESIGQLAGGMAHDFNNILSGIMGYASFIRNQMDPDHPQFRYVSAIEQAANRAADLISQLLAFARGTSANKIPTQINKIISDTLHIIERTFEKQVTIRTDFDADLPLIMGDPVQLQQVFLNLCVNARDAVRGKGTIVITTLRKTIFADPQIPEVNPGEYVIITVTDNGMGMTEDVRKRIFEPFFTTKEVGKGTGLGLAMAYGVVKSHSGFIQVRSAPGEGSTFSVFLPAHVAGGNEPADSVEVQTQNTQAVHDGSGASILVVDDDPSIRGLISDILTHYHYHILHAGNGLEAIQMMDQHGSGIRLIILDIMMPQMNGVEGYFEIIQKFPDVKVIFSSGYSQTDLLDGILKEKSVRFLPKPYHVKDLLDMVNSMMESPS; encoded by the coding sequence ATGGGAAACCACCAAACATCCCTGTCAGACATCCTGTCAGGATCCATACAACCATTTCGCTCACAGTTAAATTCCTACCGGATTCTGTCGGCGATTGCAATCGGAGTCTTGCTGATTGGTTGGCTTCTGCATGAGAGTTATGACAATCCCGGTGTCAATCCGGTTATCCTCCGGTTACTTCTTATCGGTGCTTTCACCCTGTTTCTGACCGGCACACTGATTTCCCGGTACATACAATCCCGTGCTGCTTTTTATTTTCCGATTCTTCTGGTTTTTCTGAATGCCTGGATATTATATCTCGTTCTGATTAACGGATTCCGAATTCAGTTTCTTCCCGGACTGGTTTTTTCTGTGATGCTCACCAGTGCCGTTTTTCAGAATTTCCGGTATCTGACTGTATACATCGGAGGCCTCACCCTTTTTCTGGTCCCGGGAGCTGCCCTGGCCCCTCAGACAGCCACCAATCAATTTATTTTTATAACGGTGGTTCTGATTGTTTTTATTGGCATTTACCTGATTCTGTATCTGAGAACCTTCACCAATGAACGGTTTGGTCTTCGCACCGAAATCTTCTCATCCATTTTTATGGATTCAGATGCGGCCCTGTTGCTGTTAAATCCAGATAACGGAGAAATCGGATATGTGAATTCGAAGGCCTATGATCTTTTTCATTTGCCCGAAGCCTATTTCAGCCAGGGTCCGGTGCCCTTCAGTCAGCTTGTTCCTGTTCCGCTCGATCCACAGGCACCCAATCAGTTTTATGAAGTCAGACTGAGCACATTTGATGGCAGTTTGTTCTGGGGTGACATTTCGGTCAAACCATTCCGAACGGCCAACAGCCGGTTTATTCTTGTCAGAATAATGGATGCCACTCTGCGGAAAGGAGCAGAAGAAGCAGCCGAACGAATGACTGCCCAACGCAGACGGCTTCTCGATATTGCCCGATCCCTTTTAAACACGCTCAGCCTGGATGATGTGTTTAAAACCATCACCGATGCCCTTTCCACTGTGGTCCGTTACAACCTGATTGTTTTGTACTGGCAGGAACCTGGCAGTAAAATCCTGCGTCCGCTTGCCAGCCGGGCCATTGACTGGAAAGGATATGATCCCGATCAGTTTGTGATTCCGGAGGGACAAGGCATTGCCGGACGTGTGGTGGTGACCGATGAAATTGTGATGATCAATAATTCTCACCTGGATCCTGAAAGTTTTTATCCATCGGGATATGATCCGGGTGAAGAACACATCATTGCCATTCCGGTAAAAGTCTCCGGAAAAAATGTCGCAGCTTTTTCGGTTATCCGCACCGGTCCGGTTCCCTTTTCCCCTGATGATTTTGAACTCATCCAATTGCTGGTCACTCACTCCATTTCTGCTATTCAGAACAGCGTTCTGCATGAAGAATTCAGACGACGGGCCCGGCACAGCGAATCGCTTGTCCAGGTTACCAAGGCCATTAATTCCACCATGAAGCAGGAAGAATTGCTCGACCTGATTGTTGAAAAAGTGCTTGAACTGATTGAAGCCCGTCATGGAGCCCTGTTTCTGCTCGACCCGCAATCGGGCCGGTTATCGGTTGGGGCAAGCCGCGGAATCGACACGTCCATTATTCCAAGGCTTCAATTTGGCCCCGGTGATTCCATCGCCGGCTGGGTGGCACAAACCGGCCGGGGCGTCATGATTCATGATGTGGAAAAACATCCGCGTTTTCAGGTGGTGGATCAGAATGAAGTGTTTACCTCCATGATTTCAATACCGCTTAAAATCAAGGACTTGGTGGTGGGAGTCCTCGGTGTTGACCGGATGGCTGGTGAAAAATACTTTACCGAGAGGGAATTCAATATAGCCTGTGATTTTGCCGAACAGGCCGCCCTGGCCATGGAAAATTCCAGGCTGTTTAATCAGATCGGGGTTTCTGAAAAGAAATATCGGTCCCTGTTCGAGGAAATAGATGATGCTGTTTTCATCGCTTCCACCGAAGGATTTATTCTGGATATCAATCCGGCCGGTTACCAGATGTTCGGGTATACTTCAGCCGCAGACATGTTCAAAGTCAATATCTGGGAAGATTTGTGTATTGACAAAGCCAACCGGGATGTTTTTCTGAAAAACCTTTCGCGTATCGGCAATGTTAAGAATTTTGAAATCACCATGAAACGGAAGGATGGCACCGCAATCACCGTTCTGCATTCCTCCAGCCTGGTAAAAGGTCAGGATGGTGAGGTGCTCTATCTGCAGGGAACGATTAAAGATATCACCGAACAGCGCCGGTTTCAGCAGCAGTTGTTTCAATCACAGAAGATGGAATCGATCGGGCAGCTTGCCGGCGGGATGGCTCATGATTTTAATAACATCCTGTCAGGAATCATGGGCTATGCCAGTTTTATCCGCAATCAAATGGATCCTGACCATCCGCAATTCCGGTACGTGTCGGCCATCGAACAGGCTGCAAACCGCGCAGCCGACCTGATTTCTCAGCTGCTTGCATTTGCCCGCGGTACCAGTGCCAATAAAATTCCGACACAGATCAACAAAATAATTTCGGATACGCTTCATATTATAGAACGAACCTTCGAAAAACAGGTTACTATCCGGACTGATTTTGACGCGGATTTACCGCTGATCATGGGAGATCCTGTTCAGCTACAGCAGGTTTTTCTGAATCTGTGTGTGAATGCAAGAGATGCCGTCCGGGGAAAAGGAACCATTGTAATCACCACACTCCGCAAAACCATTTTTGCCGATCCTCAGATCCCGGAAGTCAACCCCGGAGAATATGTCATCATTACCGTAACCGACAATGGAATGGGAATGACAGAGGATGTCAGGAAACGGATTTTCGAACCGTTTTTCACCACCAAGGAAGTCGGAAAAGGAACGGGCCTGGGCCTGGCCATGGCCTATGGCGTGGTGAAGAGTCACTCCGGATTTATTCAGGTTCGTTCGGCTCCCGGCGAGGGATCGACCTTTTCGGTATTTCTGCCTGCCCATGTGGCCGGGGGAAATGAACCGGCCGATTCAGTTGAGGTGCAGACACAGAATACTCAGGCTGTTCATGACGGATCAGGAGCCAGCATTCTGGTGGTGGATGACGATCCTTCCATCCGTGGTCTTATTTCGGATATCCTCACCCACTACCACTACCATATCCTTCATGCAGGAAACGGACTGGAAGCCATTCAGATGATGGACCAGCACGGATCGGGAATCCGGTTGATCATTCTCGATATTATGATGCCGCAGATGAATGGAGTGGAGGGTTACTTTGAAATTATTCAGAAGTTTCCCGACGTGAAAGTCATTTTCTCGAGCGGATACTCACAAACCGATCTGCTGGATGGAATCCTGAAGGAGAAAAGTGTCCGATTTCTCCCGAAACCGTATCATGTCAAGGACTTGCTTGATATGGTCAACAGCATGATGGAATCCCCTTCATAG
- a CDS encoding type 1 glutamine amidotransferase, giving the protein MKKLRVLMLVDHVYEDLELWYPKLRLIEAHAEVVVAGPEARHVYEGKHGYPCRSDVSIPSVNPDDFDALVIPGGFAPDQLRRSPKVKAITRHMHDSGKLIAFICHAGWIPISAGIVRGYRVTSTPGIMDDLINAGCEWVDEEVVVDRNFITSRRPDDLPAFCREIIRYLKL; this is encoded by the coding sequence ATGAAAAAACTGCGGGTTCTGATGCTGGTTGACCATGTTTATGAAGATCTTGAGCTCTGGTATCCGAAATTGAGACTCATCGAAGCCCACGCTGAGGTGGTGGTTGCCGGACCTGAGGCCAGGCATGTTTACGAGGGTAAACACGGCTATCCGTGCAGGTCCGATGTGTCCATTCCATCGGTGAATCCTGATGACTTCGATGCGCTGGTCATCCCGGGTGGATTCGCCCCGGATCAGCTTCGTCGCTCACCCAAAGTAAAAGCCATCACACGACACATGCATGACTCCGGAAAGCTGATTGCTTTTATCTGCCATGCCGGGTGGATTCCCATTTCAGCGGGAATTGTCAGAGGGTACCGGGTTACCTCAACTCCGGGAATTATGGATGACCTGATCAATGCGGGTTGTGAATGGGTCGATGAGGAAGTGGTGGTGGACCGTAATTTCATCACCTCCCGACGGCCCGATGATTTACCGGCCTTTTGCCGTGAAATCATCCGGTATCTGAAACTATGA
- a CDS encoding response regulator yields MSRLSVLFVDDEEAVCSTFQSIFSRFYRVHIASNGQEALGILSTTPVHVIVTDQKMPGMSGTDLLKISKEKYPETVRILVTGYADLDAVIETINSGDIFRFISKPWKVDKLKETIDLAGQVYQQVQLARSKSDSARSAPSGGPIRQKPHLLFVDGSEAQLHSFSETFSASFTVHTANSAERAYQVLRSNPVAVVISEARIGETDGIDFISVIRDDFPSVVPVLLTEIKDIDLAVRLINQGRIHRYFIKPYRKEVFVQEIEKAVSLYQQNQAKPELNIRKIESDILNTETDQPKSESLADSLKNTRNRLQRRLGY; encoded by the coding sequence ATGTCAAGACTTTCGGTTCTTTTTGTGGATGATGAGGAAGCGGTCTGCTCGACGTTTCAGAGCATTTTCAGCCGTTTCTACCGGGTTCACATTGCCAGCAACGGACAGGAAGCACTTGGAATCCTTTCCACCACACCGGTTCACGTGATCGTCACCGATCAGAAAATGCCGGGCATGAGCGGGACCGACCTGCTGAAAATTTCGAAAGAAAAGTATCCCGAAACCGTCCGCATTCTGGTCACCGGTTATGCCGATCTTGATGCAGTCATCGAAACCATTAACAGCGGTGATATTTTCCGGTTTATTTCGAAACCGTGGAAAGTAGACAAACTAAAAGAAACCATCGACCTCGCTGGCCAGGTTTACCAGCAGGTGCAACTCGCCCGATCCAAATCTGATTCTGCAAGATCCGCTCCTTCCGGCGGACCCATTCGCCAGAAACCTCACCTGTTGTTTGTTGATGGCAGTGAAGCGCAGTTACACTCCTTTTCAGAAACATTCAGCGCCAGTTTTACTGTACACACTGCAAACTCTGCCGAGCGTGCCTATCAGGTGCTGAGATCAAATCCGGTGGCAGTGGTCATTTCGGAAGCAAGAATTGGCGAGACCGATGGCATTGATTTTATTTCGGTTATCCGGGATGATTTCCCTTCTGTGGTGCCGGTTCTTCTTACTGAAATAAAAGACATCGACCTTGCCGTCCGGTTGATCAATCAGGGCCGGATACACCGGTATTTTATTAAACCGTACCGCAAGGAAGTGTTTGTTCAGGAAATTGAGAAAGCGGTTTCCCTCTACCAGCAAAACCAGGCAAAACCAGAATTGAATATCAGAAAAATTGAAAGTGATATCCTCAATACGGAAACTGACCAGCCCAAATCAGAAAGCCTTGCTGACTCCCTTAAAAACACACGGAACCGTCTGCAGCGCCGTCTTGGATATTAA